From Deltaproteobacteria bacterium, a single genomic window includes:
- a CDS encoding ATP-binding protein, translated as MKLQYKIALMVFGFGTLFIVGISSLSYRYKRLDYMNRLRAELSSQAGERADHVHVDLINKAKVVEALSSVPAIEEALNLGNSAFAAMRPDEREREIKALNERWMKTADHAHPFIQSYMTGPVAAFLKETMARNPGEYGEIFLTNRYGTIVATTGKLTTLAHAHKYWWKAAFNEGKGRVFFDDRSFDTSVEGYVLGVVVPVMKKGEIIGILKCNVNMEDILQETVEKFKRRKSGSLKIARSGGLIVLEKGKAPLSTRAPSYLLDRMKKRGTGSIINGGREAPLVVAYSPISITSGLAEYGFGGKYESIDHIMGNRGELWYVLLSQEMNEALFALREEMRRDIITGLIFILVMGFFSIFIGRRLALPVMRMAEMARRVGAGNFDVEMDVSSHDELGSLARSFNDMTHNLRERTTSIDNLSREVAERRKAEEKLHSIFLAAGEGIIVATAASRIIIVNEDLCRTFGYLEEELIEKNVEMLMPEKYRKDHTEGMKRYMESGAAKVLGRRIELEGLRKDGTVFPLELRIEETGESKREEKVFVAAIRDITNRKRNEYELKRYASDLEESNRIKDLFSDIMSHDLMNPANAIRNASEFLYEKESDEQNKEIMELVRGESQKIIELIGNASAYSRLQHLEELDRGMIELSGLLWGIIQNFDFDLKEKAMEVRFEPGKEYLLEANKMIREVFLNLISNAIKYGSEKSAIEISLGYEKGKRLVSVKNYGEGIPDEEKEKVFERFQRVGKTAIKGTGLGLAIAKRIVELHHGSIWVEDNPEGGSIFYVSLPGSPLSGEK; from the coding sequence ATGAAGCTGCAGTATAAAATAGCGTTGATGGTATTCGGATTCGGTACCCTTTTTATTGTCGGTATTTCATCGCTCTCTTATCGCTATAAACGCTTGGACTATATGAACCGCCTGAGGGCTGAGCTCAGCAGTCAGGCAGGAGAACGGGCGGACCATGTCCATGTTGATCTTATAAACAAGGCAAAGGTGGTGGAGGCACTTTCCAGTGTCCCTGCCATTGAGGAGGCGCTAAACCTCGGTAATTCAGCCTTTGCAGCCATGAGGCCCGATGAAAGGGAAAGGGAGATAAAGGCGCTCAACGAAAGGTGGATGAAAACGGCAGACCATGCTCATCCCTTCATCCAGTCTTATATGACGGGGCCGGTGGCTGCTTTTTTAAAGGAAACTATGGCGAGGAATCCCGGAGAGTATGGTGAGATTTTTCTGACTAACCGTTACGGGACTATCGTTGCAACAACAGGAAAGCTGACAACGCTGGCCCATGCACACAAATACTGGTGGAAGGCCGCCTTTAATGAAGGAAAGGGGCGGGTTTTTTTTGATGACCGCAGCTTTGACACCAGCGTTGAAGGGTATGTGCTTGGCGTCGTTGTGCCTGTCATGAAAAAAGGCGAAATCATAGGGATCCTGAAATGCAACGTCAATATGGAAGACATTTTACAGGAGACGGTTGAAAAATTTAAGCGCCGTAAGAGTGGGAGCCTGAAAATTGCAAGATCAGGGGGACTCATCGTCCTTGAAAAGGGGAAAGCCCCTCTAAGTACCAGGGCGCCCTCTTATCTTCTGGACAGGATGAAAAAGAGAGGCACCGGTTCCATTATAAATGGAGGCAGAGAAGCCCCTCTGGTTGTGGCTTATTCTCCCATCTCTATTACCTCAGGATTGGCTGAATACGGTTTCGGCGGTAAATATGAATCTATTGACCATATTATGGGAAACAGGGGTGAGTTGTGGTACGTTCTCCTGTCACAGGAGATGAATGAGGCGCTTTTTGCTCTCAGGGAAGAGATGCGCCGGGACATTATTACAGGGCTTATATTCATTCTCGTGATGGGGTTCTTCTCCATATTTATAGGGAGGCGATTGGCGCTGCCCGTCATGCGCATGGCGGAGATGGCAAGGCGGGTAGGGGCGGGGAACTTTGATGTGGAAATGGATGTCAGTTCCCATGATGAGTTGGGAAGCCTTGCCCGTTCCTTTAATGACATGACTCACAATTTACGGGAAAGGACTACCTCTATTGACAACCTCTCCAGGGAGGTTGCAGAGCGCAGAAAGGCCGAAGAGAAGCTTCACTCCATTTTTCTTGCCGCAGGGGAGGGCATTATTGTCGCAACGGCTGCTTCCCGTATCATTATTGTCAACGAAGATCTTTGCCGCACCTTCGGCTACCTGGAGGAAGAACTTATTGAAAAGAACGTGGAAATGCTCATGCCGGAAAAGTATCGTAAAGATCACACTGAGGGGATGAAGCGTTACATGGAGAGCGGTGCCGCCAAGGTGCTGGGACGCCGCATCGAGCTTGAAGGGTTAAGGAAGGACGGAACTGTCTTCCCCCTTGAACTGAGGATTGAAGAGACGGGGGAAAGTAAAAGGGAAGAGAAAGTCTTTGTCGCTGCCATTCGCGATATTACCAACCGCAAAAGGAATGAATATGAATTAAAAAGATACGCTTCAGACCTGGAAGAGTCAAATCGTATCAAAGACCTCTTTTCCGATATTATGAGTCATGACCTCATGAATCCGGCTAATGCCATAAGGAATGCTTCCGAGTTTTTATATGAAAAAGAAAGTGATGAACAAAATAAAGAGATCATGGAATTGGTAAGAGGTGAGTCGCAAAAGATCATAGAACTGATTGGAAATGCCTCTGCCTATTCCAGGCTGCAGCATTTGGAGGAGCTGGACCGGGGGATGATTGAATTAAGCGGTCTTTTGTGGGGGATTATCCAAAACTTTGACTTTGATCTGAAAGAAAAGGCAATGGAGGTCCGCTTCGAGCCTGGAAAAGAATATCTTTTAGAGGCAAATAAAATGATAAGAGAGGTTTTCTTAAACCTCATATCCAATGCAATTAAATACGGCAGTGAAAAGAGCGCTATCGAAATCAGCCTGGGCTATGAAAAGGGAAAGCGGCTTGTTTCCGTTAAAAACTATGGCGAGGGAATTCCTGACGAGGAGAAGGAGAAAGTATTCGAGCGATTTCAGAGGGTAGGCAAAACGGCTATTAAAGGTACGGGCCTTGGTCTTGCTATTGCAAAAAGAATTGTGGAACTGCACCATGGCAGCATATGGGTTGAGGATAATCCTGAGGGGGGAAGCATATTTTATGTGAGTCTGCCCGGGAGTCCCCTATCTGGTGAAAAATAA
- a CDS encoding response regulator, whose amino-acid sequence MAKILIIEDNNKLALFIQQFLTKKGHQSAIALDGVKGLKSFATEIFDLLLVDIKLPHMDGEALTAKVRASEKGKDIPIIMMSGFVKMPAEIERLKKTLHVSDFLNKPFSFDKLRSSIDEALGKNTATGAEESKEESPSDQTLKGKLEEQPFENLLSHIFRKKLTGTLLVGKNKKKKRFYILRGIPAEVNVLAREDNFGNYLLKKGLISMVELRAYEDLSKNPAHDPREIFINMGCLSPEAFAKENRDYLIENIAGCFSWESGLFAFEAKPAFIPRVYSFSADLPFIFFKAFKGSLSPAKTEAFLGRKGKFYIRKGEDFFNYQNHLSTSTTVGTIFDLLDGTKTASDIINSTDLDDKTVLATLMTLDLLRIVSYSPMPEKVDLSPPFPIREKEEVTRAEEEMEEISLTEEFEDLGEELSLLSDELEGLESIQQPEEAAPAGAGASDLEAELTATWERIKDKNYYEIFGLTTQTYSFNSLKKAYFDLTGKFSPDKFFASSGEIMTLDQELLSKVAEAYETLSNVVSKENYDEYLDSQDAVSMGAGGEDDKMKIQVQFQSGKIFLEEGQYDSAEKAFTNLVSMAPDKPEYLAFLALSIYNNPSKRGSKATINKAKELINKSLQLGKISIAYALKGAILLDEGNLTLAEAEFNKALKINPSNKTALKKIEEIKERREQEKGGLFKRMFK is encoded by the coding sequence ATGGCAAAAATCCTTATAATAGAAGACAACAACAAGCTTGCCCTTTTTATTCAGCAGTTCCTGACAAAAAAAGGCCATCAATCGGCTATCGCCCTCGATGGCGTCAAGGGCCTTAAATCATTTGCCACGGAAATATTTGATCTGCTGCTGGTAGACATTAAGCTCCCCCATATGGACGGAGAGGCCCTGACGGCAAAGGTAAGAGCCAGCGAAAAGGGTAAAGACATCCCCATCATCATGATGAGCGGCTTTGTCAAGATGCCGGCGGAAATTGAAAGGCTCAAAAAAACACTCCATGTAAGTGACTTTTTAAACAAGCCTTTCTCATTTGACAAGCTCCGTTCATCCATTGACGAAGCCCTCGGAAAAAATACGGCAACCGGAGCAGAGGAGTCAAAAGAGGAAAGCCCCTCCGACCAGACCTTAAAAGGTAAACTTGAAGAACAGCCCTTTGAAAACCTCCTTTCTCATATTTTCAGAAAAAAACTGACAGGCACGCTCCTTGTAGGCAAAAACAAGAAAAAAAAGCGCTTCTACATCCTCCGGGGCATTCCCGCAGAAGTGAACGTGCTGGCCCGTGAAGATAATTTCGGCAACTACCTGCTCAAAAAAGGCCTCATCTCCATGGTTGAACTAAGGGCATATGAAGACCTCTCCAAAAACCCGGCCCATGATCCGAGAGAGATATTTATCAATATGGGCTGCCTCTCTCCTGAAGCCTTTGCAAAAGAAAACAGGGATTATCTTATTGAAAATATTGCCGGCTGTTTTTCCTGGGAGTCGGGCCTTTTTGCCTTCGAGGCTAAACCCGCCTTTATCCCCCGGGTTTATTCTTTCTCTGCCGACCTGCCTTTTATCTTTTTCAAAGCTTTCAAGGGAAGCTTAAGCCCCGCCAAAACGGAAGCCTTTCTCGGCAGGAAAGGAAAATTCTATATTCGTAAAGGAGAAGACTTTTTCAACTATCAGAACCATCTTTCCACGTCGACAACGGTAGGGACCATATTCGACCTGCTCGACGGGACAAAAACGGCTTCAGACATTATTAATTCGACAGACCTCGATGACAAGACCGTTCTTGCCACCTTAATGACCCTCGACCTTTTGAGAATCGTCTCTTATTCCCCCATGCCGGAGAAAGTGGACCTTTCGCCTCCTTTCCCCATACGTGAAAAAGAGGAAGTAACAAGGGCTGAAGAAGAGATGGAAGAGATCTCCCTTACGGAAGAGTTCGAAGATCTCGGTGAAGAGCTTAGCCTCCTTTCCGACGAACTGGAGGGGCTCGAATCGATACAGCAGCCTGAAGAAGCAGCGCCTGCCGGGGCCGGGGCAAGCGACCTGGAAGCGGAGCTTACCGCCACCTGGGAAAGAATCAAGGATAAAAACTACTATGAAATTTTTGGACTTACAACACAGACTTATTCTTTCAACAGTCTCAAAAAAGCCTATTTCGACCTGACAGGGAAATTCAGTCCCGACAAGTTCTTTGCCAGTTCCGGTGAGATTATGACTCTCGATCAGGAATTGCTTTCAAAGGTTGCCGAGGCCTACGAAACACTCTCTAACGTAGTATCGAAGGAAAATTATGATGAATACCTCGACTCCCAGGATGCCGTATCCATGGGTGCAGGAGGCGAGGACGACAAAATGAAGATCCAGGTTCAGTTCCAGTCTGGAAAGATATTCCTCGAAGAAGGCCAGTACGACAGCGCTGAAAAAGCCTTTACAAATCTCGTCAGCATGGCCCCCGACAAGCCCGAATACCTCGCATTCCTGGCCCTGTCCATTTATAATAATCCCTCAAAACGGGGAAGCAAAGCCACTATTAACAAGGCCAAGGAACTTATTAACAAATCCCTTCAACTGGGCAAGATTTCCATTGCCTATGCGCTAAAGGGAGCTATCCTGCTCGACGAAGGCAATCTCACGCTCGCCGAGGCTGAGTTCAACAAGGCCCTGAAAATCAATCCCAGCAATAAGACGGCCCTTAAGAAAATAGAAGAAATTAAAGAAAGGCGGGAACAGGAGAAGGGGGGGCTCTTCAAGCGAATGTTCAAATAA
- a CDS encoding PAS domain S-box protein, which produces MSDNKDKEKIDRGKSLNADAPENQVKKYTWFIVIGWTVLFLAFLVWDIDHIRENTRRLAIKEARANFNKDQAFRYWSASHGGAYVAVDEKTPPNPYLKHIPERDIRTPSGKQLTLMNPAYMVRQMNEFFKKEYGISGHITSLKLHNPANVPDEWERKALEAFERGEKEVLQFSAIKGEPYIRLMQPMVVKEDCLKCHDYQGYKVGDIRGGVSVSIPLSDMLAYERRAIAGQSLSHGLIWFLGLIGIAFASVRLKRYLIELMEAKKALAESNALFQAVIDQSPIPMAIAKATGELTYNPACAEHLHFADEPGIKQGIKLFEMNQPWKDYDTEGNLIPKEELPLALALKGKFTRGLELRVVRRDGSEKWEIVNAAPIYNDKGELIAGFAAFPDITGRKRIEEQLKSEKDFTDRAINAQMDTFFVFDVSSGKALRWNSAFRDSSGYSDEEIAAMKAPHEWYDAQDLERASEATERIMKEGKGKAEMSLITKDGKRIPTEYNASIIRDEEGRPKQIISIGRDITERKRAEKKLQEAEERANALLNATLESLILMDLEGNILAINTTGAARLGKTRDYLVGKNIFSFMPPELVASRRKLMSDVIRARKSIALEDSRENRDFYTNLVPVKNGTVSAIAVFSQDISERKQVEVELKKAKENAEATSRAKTDFLSRMSHELRTPLNSILGFGQVMQTDREMMADRHKLCVDEIVSAGWHLTDLVNDVLDISRVESGEVSVNMEAIPICPIMEACVNLISPLAQERNIHLSCNLTVCNKAVVWGDKTRLKEVLLNILSNAVKYNVESGTVTISCEKIDKKRVRISISDSGKGISEEDRLRIFIPFASLKREDPALRGAGIGLAISKHLVELMEGSIGVQSVPGKGSTFRVELKQSSNGKAQEKPGHRSRAVK; this is translated from the coding sequence ATGAGTGACAATAAAGATAAAGAGAAAATAGATCGAGGTAAATCTCTTAATGCAGATGCGCCTGAAAATCAGGTAAAGAAGTATACATGGTTTATCGTCATTGGCTGGACAGTTCTTTTCCTTGCCTTTCTGGTCTGGGACATTGATCATATACGTGAGAATACGAGGAGACTGGCAATCAAGGAGGCAAGGGCCAACTTCAATAAGGACCAGGCATTCAGGTATTGGAGCGCTTCTCATGGAGGTGCCTATGTCGCTGTTGATGAAAAGACGCCGCCCAACCCCTACCTGAAGCATATTCCCGAGCGAGACATCAGGACGCCTTCAGGCAAGCAGCTTACCCTTATGAATCCCGCCTACATGGTGCGGCAGATGAATGAATTTTTTAAGAAAGAGTATGGTATTAGCGGGCATATTACGAGCCTTAAGCTGCATAATCCCGCTAATGTTCCCGATGAATGGGAGAGGAAAGCCCTGGAGGCATTTGAAAGGGGAGAAAAAGAGGTGCTTCAATTCAGTGCTATAAAAGGTGAGCCATATATAAGATTGATGCAGCCCATGGTTGTTAAAGAAGATTGCCTGAAATGTCATGACTACCAGGGTTACAAAGTGGGAGATATTCGTGGCGGGGTAAGCGTATCGATACCTCTTTCGGATATGCTTGCTTATGAGAGAAGGGCCATTGCCGGGCAGTCGCTGTCACACGGTTTGATCTGGTTTTTGGGGCTTATTGGAATTGCTTTTGCCTCTGTCAGACTGAAGCGATATTTGATTGAGCTTATGGAGGCGAAGAAGGCGCTTGCCGAGTCAAACGCACTGTTTCAGGCCGTTATCGACCAGTCACCCATACCCATGGCCATTGCAAAAGCGACCGGTGAGTTGACCTACAACCCGGCCTGTGCAGAGCACCTCCATTTTGCCGATGAGCCCGGCATCAAACAGGGCATCAAACTTTTCGAGATGAATCAGCCCTGGAAAGATTATGACACTGAGGGGAATCTTATTCCCAAAGAGGAACTGCCGCTGGCCCTGGCACTAAAGGGCAAGTTTACCCGTGGTCTGGAACTGCGTGTCGTAAGGAGAGACGGAAGTGAAAAGTGGGAGATTGTCAATGCGGCGCCTATTTACAATGACAAGGGTGAACTCATTGCCGGTTTTGCTGCATTTCCCGATATTACAGGACGAAAGCGTATTGAAGAGCAATTGAAGTCGGAGAAGGACTTTACAGACAGAGCAATTAACGCCCAAATGGATACATTTTTTGTTTTTGATGTTTCAAGCGGCAAGGCCTTGCGATGGAACAGTGCTTTTCGGGATTCGAGCGGTTATTCCGATGAAGAAATTGCCGCTATGAAAGCACCCCATGAATGGTATGATGCCCAAGACCTGGAAAGAGCAAGCGAGGCTACTGAAAGGATCATGAAAGAAGGTAAAGGCAAGGCAGAGATGTCTCTTATCACGAAAGATGGAAAGCGTATTCCCACAGAATACAATGCTTCTATTATTAGAGATGAAGAGGGCCGGCCTAAACAAATCATTTCAATAGGCCGTGATATTACCGAGCGCAAGAGGGCGGAAAAGAAATTGCAGGAGGCCGAGGAAAGGGCGAATGCCCTGTTGAACGCAACCCTTGAATCTTTAATCCTCATGGATCTGGAAGGAAATATTCTGGCCATTAATACAACGGGCGCAGCAAGGCTGGGAAAAACAAGAGACTATCTTGTCGGGAAGAATATCTTTTCTTTTATGCCGCCGGAACTGGTGGCGTCAAGGCGAAAACTAATGTCTGATGTCATTAGAGCCCGTAAGAGCATTGCCCTTGAGGACAGTAGAGAGAATAGAGATTTTTATACCAACCTGGTGCCCGTTAAAAATGGGACTGTCTCTGCTATTGCCGTATTTTCACAGGATATCTCCGAACGCAAACAAGTTGAAGTTGAGCTGAAAAAGGCGAAGGAAAATGCCGAGGCTACGAGCCGGGCCAAGACTGACTTTCTTTCGCGGATGAGCCATGAGTTGCGTACCCCTTTGAACTCGATTCTCGGCTTTGGCCAGGTGATGCAGACAGATCGGGAGATGATGGCTGATAGACACAAACTCTGTGTGGACGAGATCGTTTCTGCGGGCTGGCACCTTACGGACCTGGTAAACGATGTGCTCGATATATCGAGGGTAGAGTCAGGAGAAGTATCGGTGAATATGGAGGCCATCCCTATATGTCCCATTATGGAAGCCTGTGTGAACCTCATAAGTCCTCTGGCACAAGAGCGAAATATTCATCTCAGTTGCAATCTGACCGTATGCAATAAAGCGGTGGTATGGGGAGACAAAACCCGCCTTAAAGAGGTCCTTTTGAACATTTTGTCAAATGCCGTTAAATACAATGTCGAATCGGGAACGGTGACAATCAGCTGTGAGAAGATAGACAAAAAACGGGTGAGGATCAGTATCTCTGATTCGGGAAAAGGTATTTCAGAAGAAGACCGGCTGCGTATCTTTATTCCCTTTGCCAGTTTGAAGCGGGAGGATCCCGCCTTGCGGGGCGCAGGCATTGGACTTGCCATATCGAAACATCTAGTTGAACTTATGGAGGGTTCCATCGGGGTGCAGAGCGTACCTGGAAAGGGGAGTACCTTCCGTGTAGAACTGAAACAGTCGAGTAATGGAAAAGCTCAGGAAAAGCCCGGTCATCGATCTCGCGCGGTTAAATAG
- a CDS encoding FAD-dependent oxidoreductase codes for MVIHDLIIVGAGLAGMRAAIEATKENKLNVAIISKVHPVRSHSGAAQGGINASLGNAASDSAESHTFDTVKGSDYLGDQEAIEILCKEAPRDIYELERMGANFSRDENGRIAQRPFGGAAHPRACYAADRTGHAILHALFEQLMKRGVMVYEEWHVVRLVVEEGIARGVIAINIMSGKLHRIRAKAVIFATGGYGRVFFNSTNAHANTGDGMALAFRAGAQLMDMEFVQFHPTTLKSTGILISEAARGEGGHLLNAAGQRFMEKYAPGAMELASRDVVSRAEQTEIEEGRGTDGCVHLDIRHLGRDKILERLPQIRNLSINFEGVDPIDEPIPIRPGAHYSMGGIRTDIHGRTNIKGLFAAGECACVSVHGANRLGGNSLLEAVVFGRRVGGAAAQFVKETELEDWPQGALPEIAFHIGRIFNRMEGESYSKIKRELQLLMNSHAGVYRNLEKLEQGREKIAGLKGRYENIYVQDFGKIFNTDLLEAVEVGNLLELSSVIIEGALAREESRGAHWRTDYPARDDKKWMKHTVAAMDGESIKLSYSDVSFTKYEPMERKY; via the coding sequence ATGGTAATTCATGACCTGATCATTGTCGGGGCAGGCCTTGCCGGCATGAGGGCGGCCATTGAGGCGACGAAGGAGAATAAGCTCAATGTGGCCATTATAAGTAAGGTCCACCCCGTGAGAAGCCACTCGGGGGCGGCCCAGGGCGGGATCAATGCATCTCTGGGCAATGCCGCTTCCGACTCGGCTGAGAGCCATACTTTCGATACGGTAAAAGGGAGTGATTATCTGGGTGACCAGGAGGCCATCGAAATTCTCTGTAAAGAAGCGCCCCGTGATATTTACGAGCTTGAGCGGATGGGGGCAAACTTTTCGAGAGATGAAAATGGCCGTATTGCCCAGAGGCCTTTCGGCGGGGCGGCCCATCCAAGGGCATGCTATGCTGCCGACAGGACGGGCCACGCCATCCTCCATGCCCTTTTCGAGCAACTCATGAAGCGGGGAGTCATGGTTTATGAAGAGTGGCATGTGGTCAGGCTGGTCGTTGAAGAGGGCATTGCAAGAGGTGTTATCGCTATTAATATTATGAGCGGCAAGCTTCACAGGATAAGGGCCAAAGCCGTTATTTTTGCCACAGGAGGCTATGGCCGGGTCTTTTTTAACTCAACCAATGCCCATGCCAATACGGGAGATGGCATGGCCCTGGCTTTCAGAGCCGGTGCTCAACTTATGGACATGGAGTTTGTCCAGTTTCATCCCACGACCCTGAAAAGTACGGGCATCCTTATTTCCGAAGCGGCCCGTGGAGAAGGGGGGCATCTTTTAAATGCCGCCGGACAGCGCTTTATGGAAAAGTATGCACCCGGTGCAATGGAACTGGCCAGCCGCGACGTCGTGTCCAGGGCGGAACAGACGGAGATCGAGGAGGGACGGGGAACCGATGGCTGCGTTCATCTCGACATCAGGCATCTGGGCCGCGACAAGATCCTTGAAAGGCTTCCCCAGATAAGAAACCTGAGCATCAACTTTGAAGGCGTCGACCCCATTGACGAACCGATTCCCATCAGGCCGGGCGCCCATTACTCCATGGGTGGCATCAGGACGGATATTCATGGCCGGACCAATATTAAAGGGCTCTTTGCCGCCGGAGAGTGCGCCTGCGTTAGTGTTCACGGGGCAAACCGGCTGGGCGGCAATTCTCTCCTGGAGGCCGTCGTTTTCGGCAGACGCGTTGGCGGCGCTGCCGCCCAATTTGTAAAAGAGACCGAACTTGAGGATTGGCCTCAGGGGGCGCTTCCTGAAATTGCCTTTCATATAGGCCGCATTTTTAACCGCATGGAAGGGGAATCCTATTCAAAGATAAAGAGAGAACTTCAACTGCTCATGAACAGTCATGCCGGAGTTTACAGGAACCTTGAAAAGCTGGAGCAGGGCAGGGAGAAGATTGCCGGGCTCAAGGGGCGATACGAAAATATTTACGTCCAGGATTTTGGAAAAATTTTTAATACGGACCTTCTCGAAGCGGTTGAGGTGGGCAATCTTCTTGAATTATCTTCCGTCATTATCGAAGGCGCCCTTGCCAGGGAAGAGAGCCGCGGCGCTCACTGGCGTACGGACTACCCGGCGAGGGATGATAAAAAGTGGATGAAACATACGGTGGCAGCGATGGACGGTGAAAGCATAAAGCTGTCCTATAGTGATGTGTCTTTTACCAAATATGAGCCCATGGAAAGAAAATATTGA